The genomic DNA ATTCCTGGATGGCGGCTTCTAGGTTGGCCAGCGCGTCCTTCAGGACTTCGCCGCTGTCGACCGGCTCGGGCGCTTGGCCCTGGGTGGTGATGCGCGAGAAGGACAGCAAGTCGCGGATCATGCTGGACAGGCGGGCGACGCCGTCTGTTGCGAAACCGATGAAGGTGTCGGCGTCCTCGTCCAGCCTGCCTTTGTATTTGCGCGCCAGCATCTGAACGTAATTGCCGATGTTGCGCAGCGGCTCTTGCAGGTCATGCGAGATGACGTAGGCGAAGCGCTCGAGATCCTCGTTCGAGCGGGCCAGTTCATCGGTGCGCAGGGCCAAGATCCGTTCGGCCTCCTTGCGGCTGCTGATGTCGAGCACGGCGGACAAGCACATCGGACCCAGGCCGGAACGCTCGTCTTCCATAAGCGACGACTGCAAGATGACCGGCATCGCAGGCGCTTCCGGCGTTTTCAGCGTCAGTTCGATCTGTCCGCCGAACCCTTGGAATATCTGGGCCAGATGGTGCTCGAAGCCGGGGCGGAATTCAGGCTCGATAAAGGCCGACAGCGGCATGCCGTGCAACGTTTCCGGTTGGTTGCATAGCAGGGCGGCCCCCATGGCGTTCACTTCTCGCAGAAAGCCATGCTCGTCGATCAGGAGATAGCCGATGGGAGAATTGTTGAACAGGCTGGCATAGCGCCACAGCGCCAGTTCCAAACAGCGTTGCGCTTCGCACAATTCGCTGTCCTTGGCCTGCAGCCTGTCTTGACAATGATCGATGCCTGAAAGCGTGCGCAAGAACGCGTCGCCGGTTTCGCGCTCGACGCGTTCCTTGGCTTCATATTCGCTCAGCCTCGCCTTCAGGCAAGCCAGCTCGGCTTGCAGTTCCTGACGGCTCTTTGGCACCGACACGTCCATGGGGCTGGCCCCACTCCTGGTCATGACAACGATATGAAGGTGTGTCGAGACTGTCCCCACAACCCCTCGTAGGGGCGGCACTTTACAGTGGTGCATTCCTCTTGTCACCTGCCGTTCTTTCTAACTATTGACCGAAGGGGGCGCAATGAGGATGCTCACCCATGCCCCATAAAGCACCCTATTCTTTCCTTTGGCTTCAGGCGGCGTCCTGCGGCGGCTGTACGGCGGCGGCGCTGGGGAGCGATCCCTCCTTCCTTGACAGGGCGACGCCAAACATTAAGTCATTGGCGCATCAGGCGTTTTCTGAAGAATGCGGGGTTGAGTTCAGCCAAATTCTCAGTGCCGTGCTGGAAGGCGGTCTGGTTCTGGACGGACTGTTGATCGAAGGCGCCATTTTGAACGGCCCCAACGGAACGGGGAAATTTCAAATGGCTCCTGGATTGGGCCAGCCCATGAACCGTCTGATCGCCGACCTGGCCGCCAAGGTGCTTCATGTCGTGGCGGTGGGCAGTTGCGCCGCCTTTGGCGGCGTGGTGGCGGGATTGGGCAGCCGGACCCAGGCGGTGGGGCTGCAATATGACGGCGGCGAGGCGGGTGGACTGCTGGGGGCGGGCTGGCGTTCCAGAAGCGGCCTTCCGGTCGTCAATGTCGCGGGCTGCGCGCCGCATCCCGGCTGGATTGTGGAAACCTTGCTGCTGTTGGCTGATGGCGCCTTGGCCCCCGATGACCTGGATTCCTTCCAACGTCCCAGCTTCTTTGCCGATCATCTGGCGCATCACGGCTGCAACCGCAATGAATATTACGAATACAAGGCCAGCGCCCATGACCCGTCGCAACAAGGCTGCTTGATGGAGAATATGGGGTGCCGGGCCACCCAGGCGCCGGGCGATTGCAATCGCAGGCGTTGGAACGGCGCCGGCTCTTGCACCAATGCCGGTTTCGCCTGCATCGCCTGCACGGTCCCCGGCTTTGCCTCCAGCGCCGACCCGTTCTTGGAAACGCCTAAGTTGGCGGGCATTCCGGTCGGTTTGCCGGTCGACATGCCCAAGGCCTGGTTCGTCGCCTTGGCGGCGCTGTCGAAATCGGCAACGCCGTCTCGCGTGCGCCGCAACGCCACGGAAAGCCGGATCGCCGTGCCGCCCGATCCCAGGTCAAGGAAGCCCAAATGACGCGTCTGATCGTGGGGCCGTTCAACCGCGTCGAGGGCGATCTTGAGATCAGGCTCGAGATCAAGGACGGGCTGGTGCAAGAAGCCTTTGCGACCGCGCCTCTGTTTCGCGATTTCGAGCATTTGATGGAAGGCCGCTTTCCGCAAGATGCGTTGGTGGTGGCGCCGCGCATCTGCGGCATCTGCTCGGTCGCGCAATCGGCGGCCTCGGCTTCGGCGCTGGCCGATTGCGTGGGCCTCGTCATGCCGCCCAATGGCCGCGCCGTCTTCAATTTGCTGCAAGCGCTGGAAAACGCCGCCGACCATTTGGTGCACTTCTCGCTGTTCTTCATGCCCGACTTCGCCCGCCATTTCTACGAAGGCCGACCTTGGCACGAAAAGACGGTTGCGCGCTTCAAGGCCCAGCAGGGCGAGATGGCCAGGCAGGCGGCGGCGGCGCGCACGCGCCTGTTCGCCGCCATGGGCATCTTGGCGGGAAAGTGGCCACATACGCTGGCCCTTCAGCCCGGCGGCTCGACCAAGCCGCTCGATCTGGCCGAACGCATCCGGCTATTGGAAATCATCGGCGAATTTCGTCGCTTCCTGGAAGGCGAGATATTCGCGGCCAATCTGGAACGCGTCGTCGTCTTGGCGACGCAAGGCGAGCTGGACGAATTGAAGCGGGGCGACTTCGGATTGTTTCTGTCCATCGCCGACGATCTGGACCTGTGGCGCTTGGGGCGATCCCCTGCGCCCTTGATGAGTTGCGGGGCCTTTCCGGGATTGGAGGGCGAGGCGCATCTCTTCGCCTCCGGCCTGTGGCGCGATGGCGCTAGGCAGGAACTTGACCTTGCCCGCATCACGGAAGACGCCAGCCGGTCTTGGTTGCAGGGCGGTCAACCGCTGCATCCATCTCAGGGAACCACCCAGCCCGAGGCCGACAAGCCAGATGCCTATAGCTGGTCGAAAGCCCCCCGCCTTCTCGGGCAGTCGGTCGAGGTGGGGGCGTTGGCCCGCCAAGTCCTGGCCGGGCAGCCCTTGGTCAAGTCGATGTTCGCCGAATTTGGCTCGACCGTGGCGACCAGGGTGGCGGCCCGCTTGATCGAACTGGCAAGGCTGGTCTTGCAGATGGAGAGTTGGGCGGGCGCGCTTGATCCAAGGCAACCCTTCTGCGTGCCGTTTGCAGCCATCGACGTTGGCCAGGGCGTGGGGCTGATCGAGGCGGCACGCGGCACGCTCGGCCACTGGTTGACCATCGAGCACGGAAAACTGAAGAACTATCAAGTGATTGCGCCGACGACCTGGAATTTTTCGCCCCGGGACGGCCAGCATCAACCCGGCCCGGTCGAAGCGGCACTGGTGGGAGTCAGGGTCGAGGAGGGGGAAAGCTCGCCGCTGGCCGTCCAGCATGTCGTGCGCTCGTTCGACCCTTGCATGGCCTGCACGGTGCACTGACGCAACAGGAAACAAACATTCCACAATGTGGAAGATACGCTTCCACTCGCTCGTTTCTACAGACTTCCATCATATAAATAAATTACCGCGATTATGACGGGTTAGCGCTCCGGGCTGGTTGGCACGATCCTTGCCCTACCAAAGGGTAGGGCGGTCTGCGCAAGCGGAGCTGACCCTAAAGATCGCGAACCACGCGACAGGTTTCGTCAGGGAGGAGTGACCCCTATCGAATCCAGACCTTCAACCCTGGGCTTGCGGCCCCGAGGGCGGTTGGCGTGGTTGCGTTCTTGCCACTGGGTATGAGCGGACGACTTAAGAGGGGTAGCGACATGTTCCGAGATTCGATCGACGCGCTGGAAGCCAAGCTGGGACTCGAGCGCCGGACCTTCCTCAAGTTCTGCGCCGCCATGGCGGCGACCATGGGGCTGCCCAAGGGGGCCGAAGCCCAGATCGCCCAAGCCATCTCGACCCCGGCCAAGCGGCCTTCGGTGATCTGGCTGCATTTCCAGGAATGCACCGGTTGTACGGAATCACTGCTCAGGGCCGAGCATCCGACCATCGAAAAGCTGATCCTCGAAATCATCTCGCTCGATTATCACGAAAGCCTGTTCGCCGCCGCCGGTCATCAAGCAGAAGCCGCGCGCTATGCCGCCATGGCGGCCAACAAGGGCAAATACGTGCTGGTGGTCGAGGGCGCCATTCCGGTCAAGGACGGCGGCATCTACTGCAAGATCGGCGGCAAGACCGCGCTGGACATTCTGAAGGAATGCGCTGCCGACGCCGCGGCCATCATCGCCATCGGTTCATGCGCTTCCTGGGGCGGTATGCCCTCGACACCACCCAATCCCACCGGCGCTTCGCCGGTCAACGCCATCATCAAGGACAAGCCGGTCGTCACCATTCCGGGCTGTCCGCCCAACCCCTACAATTTCCTCTCCACCGTCGTGCACTACCTGACCTTCGGGTCGCTGCCCAAGATCGACGCCGAGGGCCGCCCGCTGTTCGCCTATTCGCGCCTGATCCACGAAAATTGCGAGCGCCGCGCCCATTACGACGCCGGGCGCTTCGCCATGGAATTCGGCGACGAGGGCCACCGCAAGGGCTACTGCCTGTACAAGCTGGGCTGCAAAGGCCCCGAGACCTACGCCAACTGCCCCTCGATTCTGTTCGGCGACGTCGGATCGGGTTCCTGGCCGGTCGGCACCGGTCATCCCTGTTTCGGCTGCACCGAAAAGGGCGTCGGCTTCTACAAGCCCATCCATCAACTGGCCGACGTCAAGAACGTGGTGCCGCCCGCCTCTTATCCGCGCGTCGTGGAAGAGCAGGGCGTGGGCGCCACGCTGGGGTCGGCGGCGCTGGTCGCCGCCGTGGCCGGTCTGGCCGCCGGGGCGGGCTACAAGGTGGCTGGCAATCTCGGCAAGAACAGCAGCGGTTCCGACAAAGACAGCGCGGAATAAGGAGCCTGATCATGACGCTCGATCGGCGCAACTTCATGAAGGCGGCGTTGGGCGGCACAGCCGCAGCAACGGCCGCCGTCGCCCTGCCCTCCAACAAAGCGCATGCGCGCGACAACAAAGCGATGCCGCCCAAGGCGGTGGGCCTGTTGTTCGATTCGACGCTGTGCATCGGCTGCAAGGCCTGCGTGACGTCCTGCAAGGACGCCAACGACATGCCTGCTGAATTTTCGACGCCCGACAAATTGTGGGATACGCCGCTTGACCTGTCGGGCAAGACGCTCAACGTCATCAAATCCTATGCCGAGGGCACCTCGGACGTGAAGGATCGCGAAGGCAACGGCTACGCCTTCGTGAAGAAATCCTGCCTGCATTGCGTCGATCCGTCCTGCGTCTCGGCCTGTCCGGTCACGGCGATGAGCAAGGATCCCGAGTCCGGCATCGTCTCGTACGACGCCGACAAATGCATCGGCTGCCGCTACTGCGTCGCCGCCTGTCCCTTCGGCGTGCCCAGGTTCCAGTACGACACCGCGACGCCCAGAATCCAGAAATGTCAGTTGTGCAAGCAGCATTTGGCCAGCACGGATGCGGAGCGCAAATACAAGTTCGCCGCCTGCGCCCAGGTTTGTCCGACGGGTGCGACCTTGTTCGGCCCTGTCGAGCTGTTGAAGGCCGAGGCCCAGCGCCGCCTTGAGCTTGAGGCGGGGGTTGCCGCCGTCTATCCGCGCGGCCATATCGAAACGCCCTTCCCATCACACGAAAAGCCGGCGCCCGACTACAAGAAGCGCATCTATGGCGACAAGGAAATCGGCGGCACGCAGATGCTGCTGCTGGCGGGCGTTTCCTTCGGCAAGCTGGGTTATCCCGACCTGCCCGAGCAAAGCTACGCCGCCAAATCTGAAAGCCTTCAGCATAGCTTGTATGGCGGCATGATCCTGCCCCTGGTCGCCCTGGCTGGCCTGGCCTTCGCCACCAAGCGCACGGCGGGTGCTCATAAGAACGAGGAGGGTGAATAACATGAAAGCCCAACCCATCGGCGGCAGGCTGGTATCGCCCGTCACGCTCGTTCTCATGGTCCTTATCCTGCTGGCGGCTTTTTTCGGCGCCCAACGCTTCCTGTTTGGCTTCAATTCGGTCGCCAACATCAATGACGGCTTTCCCTGGGGCATCTGGATCGCCTGGGATGTGGTGATCGGCACCGGCCTGGCCTGCGGCGGCTTCGCCCTGGCCCTGCTGGTCTATATCGCCAACCAGAACCAGTATCATCCCTTGATGCGTCCCGCCCTGCTGGCCAGCGTCTTCGGCTACACGCTGGGCGGCGTTTCGGTTATTTTCGATCTGGGCCGCTATTGGAACTTCTGGCACATCTTGTTTCCCACCTACCAGCAATATGGTTCGGTCATGGTGGAAGTGGCCTTGTGCGTGGCCGCCTACATCATCGTTCTGTGGATCGAGTTCAGCCCGGTGCTGGCCGAGAAGTTCGGCTGGACTGGCGTTAAGAAATTCACCGGCAAATGGATGTTCCTGTTCATCGCCCTTGGCGTGCTGCTGCCCACCATGCATCAGTCGTCGCTGGGGTCGCTGCTGATCGTCTATGGCCAGCAGATACATCCTTTGTGGCAAACCATGCTGCTGCCCTTGCTGTTCTTGCTGTCGGCCGTCGCCATGGGCTATGCCGTGGTGGTGTTCGAGGCCTGCGTTTCGACCGCCGGGTTCAAGCGCAAGATCGATCATGAGTTGCCGCTGATCGCCAGCCTGTCGAAGATCATGGCTTGGCTGTTGGTGGCCTTCATCGTCATCCGGCTGGGCGACATCGTGGCGCGCGGCGCTTTCGGCGCCATGTTCACCTCGGGCGTCAAGAGCTTCATGTTCTGGGTCGAGATGACGCTATACGCACTGCCGGTGGCCATGCTGCTGTCGCCGTCGGTCAAGCGCGACGCCAGAATCTACTTCCTGGCCGCCTGTTCGATGCTGCTGGCCGCCGTTCTTTACCGCATCGACGCCTATCTGGTCGGCTATGAAACCGGTCCAGGTTGGAACTACTTCCCTGCCGTGCCCGAAATCATGATCACGATCGGCATCGTCGCCTTCGAGATCCTGGGCTACATCGTTTTCGTCCGCTTCTTCCCCGTCTTGCCCGGGCATGGCCCGGACAAGGCGCACTGAACAGGAGAGCCTGCCGTGTCCCAACGCATCACCATCGATCCCATCACTCGCATCGAAGGCCATTTGCGCATCGACGTCGAAGTCGACGGCGGCAAAGTCAAGAAATCCTGGGCCTCGGGCCAGATGTGGCGCGGCGTCGAGCAGATTCTGCTGGGCCGCGACCCCCGAGACGCCTGGATCATCACCCAGCGTTTCTGCGGCGTCTGCACGACGGTGCACGCCATCACCTCGGTGCGCGCGGTTGAAAACGCGCTGCAGCTTGAAGTGCCGCTGAACGCCCAGTACATCCGCAACATGATCGCCTCGGCGCACGCCATCCACGATCATATCGTGCATTTCTATCATCTGGCCGCCCTTGACTGGGTGGACGTGACCAGCGCCTTGAAGGCCGATCCCGTGAAGGCGGCGGCCTGGATCGAGCAATATACCGACTGGCCCTTGAACAACCGCCACGTCATGACCGACGTCAAGAACAAGCTGGCCACCTTCGTAGGGTCGGGCCAGTTGGGTCCCTTCACCAACGGCTATTGGGGCCATCCGGCGATGAAGTTGTCGCCCGAAGTCAATCTGGT from Alphaproteobacteria bacterium includes the following:
- a CDS encoding PAS domain S-box protein, with protein sequence MTRSGASPMDVSVPKSRQELQAELACLKARLSEYEAKERVERETGDAFLRTLSGIDHCQDRLQAKDSELCEAQRCLELALWRYASLFNNSPIGYLLIDEHGFLREVNAMGAALLCNQPETLHGMPLSAFIEPEFRPGFEHHLAQIFQGFGGQIELTLKTPEAPAMPVILQSSLMEDERSGLGPMCLSAVLDISSRKEAERILALRTDELARSNEDLERFAYVISHDLQEPLRNIGNYVQMLARKYKGRLDEDADTFIGFATDGVARLSSMIRDLLSFSRITTQGQAPEPVDSGEVLKDALANLEAAIQECAAEIHIETMPGVLADRMQLVSLFQNLLGNALKYRHPERKPLIRIAARAVGKRWLFSIADNGVGIERHQFERLFTLFQRIDPHGHVPGSGIGLAVCKRIAERHGGEIWVESTPGQGSVFYFTLEASQSQI
- a CDS encoding HupU protein — translated: MPHKAPYSFLWLQAASCGGCTAAALGSDPSFLDRATPNIKSLAHQAFSEECGVEFSQILSAVLEGGLVLDGLLIEGAILNGPNGTGKFQMAPGLGQPMNRLIADLAAKVLHVVAVGSCAAFGGVVAGLGSRTQAVGLQYDGGEAGGLLGAGWRSRSGLPVVNVAGCAPHPGWIVETLLLLADGALAPDDLDSFQRPSFFADHLAHHGCNRNEYYEYKASAHDPSQQGCLMENMGCRATQAPGDCNRRRWNGAGSCTNAGFACIACTVPGFASSADPFLETPKLAGIPVGLPVDMPKAWFVALAALSKSATPSRVRRNATESRIAVPPDPRSRKPK
- a CDS encoding nickel-dependent hydrogenase large subunit, yielding MTRLIVGPFNRVEGDLEIRLEIKDGLVQEAFATAPLFRDFEHLMEGRFPQDALVVAPRICGICSVAQSAASASALADCVGLVMPPNGRAVFNLLQALENAADHLVHFSLFFMPDFARHFYEGRPWHEKTVARFKAQQGEMARQAAAARTRLFAAMGILAGKWPHTLALQPGGSTKPLDLAERIRLLEIIGEFRRFLEGEIFAANLERVVVLATQGELDELKRGDFGLFLSIADDLDLWRLGRSPAPLMSCGAFPGLEGEAHLFASGLWRDGARQELDLARITEDASRSWLQGGQPLHPSQGTTQPEADKPDAYSWSKAPRLLGQSVEVGALARQVLAGQPLVKSMFAEFGSTVATRVAARLIELARLVLQMESWAGALDPRQPFCVPFAAIDVGQGVGLIEAARGTLGHWLTIEHGKLKNYQVIAPTTWNFSPRDGQHQPGPVEAALVGVRVEEGESSPLAVQHVVRSFDPCMACTVH
- a CDS encoding hydrogenase small subunit, translating into MSGRLKRGSDMFRDSIDALEAKLGLERRTFLKFCAAMAATMGLPKGAEAQIAQAISTPAKRPSVIWLHFQECTGCTESLLRAEHPTIEKLILEIISLDYHESLFAAAGHQAEAARYAAMAANKGKYVLVVEGAIPVKDGGIYCKIGGKTALDILKECAADAAAIIAIGSCASWGGMPSTPPNPTGASPVNAIIKDKPVVTIPGCPPNPYNFLSTVVHYLTFGSLPKIDAEGRPLFAYSRLIHENCERRAHYDAGRFAMEFGDEGHRKGYCLYKLGCKGPETYANCPSILFGDVGSGSWPVGTGHPCFGCTEKGVGFYKPIHQLADVKNVVPPASYPRVVEEQGVGATLGSAALVAAVAGLAAGAGYKVAGNLGKNSSGSDKDSAE
- the hybA gene encoding hydrogenase 2 operon protein HybA, with the translated sequence MTLDRRNFMKAALGGTAAATAAVALPSNKAHARDNKAMPPKAVGLLFDSTLCIGCKACVTSCKDANDMPAEFSTPDKLWDTPLDLSGKTLNVIKSYAEGTSDVKDREGNGYAFVKKSCLHCVDPSCVSACPVTAMSKDPESGIVSYDADKCIGCRYCVAACPFGVPRFQYDTATPRIQKCQLCKQHLASTDAERKYKFAACAQVCPTGATLFGPVELLKAEAQRRLELEAGVAAVYPRGHIETPFPSHEKPAPDYKKRIYGDKEIGGTQMLLLAGVSFGKLGYPDLPEQSYAAKSESLQHSLYGGMILPLVALAGLAFATKRTAGAHKNEEGE
- the hybB gene encoding Ni/Fe-hydrogenase cytochrome b subunit, whose protein sequence is MKAQPIGGRLVSPVTLVLMVLILLAAFFGAQRFLFGFNSVANINDGFPWGIWIAWDVVIGTGLACGGFALALLVYIANQNQYHPLMRPALLASVFGYTLGGVSVIFDLGRYWNFWHILFPTYQQYGSVMVEVALCVAAYIIVLWIEFSPVLAEKFGWTGVKKFTGKWMFLFIALGVLLPTMHQSSLGSLLIVYGQQIHPLWQTMLLPLLFLLSAVAMGYAVVVFEACVSTAGFKRKIDHELPLIASLSKIMAWLLVAFIVIRLGDIVARGAFGAMFTSGVKSFMFWVEMTLYALPVAMLLSPSVKRDARIYFLAACSMLLAAVLYRIDAYLVGYETGPGWNYFPAVPEIMITIGIVAFEILGYIVFVRFFPVLPGHGPDKAH